Part of the bacterium genome is shown below.
TTTTTAAAATTTTTCAATGTTTTATCGAAAGAAGCCTATTTTTGTTTTTTGTCCATTTTTCTTGCGAAAAATGGATCATTAGACTTCTTTTGAATTAGGATTTTAACAGCAGCTCAGCTTCTTGATATGATTGAACAAATAAGGAAATTTTTTAAAAATTTTCAATGTTTTATGAAAGAAGTTTAATGAATAAATTAAGCATTAAGTAAGCTATAAATGATCCCCGTAATTTTTCAAATCGGACCACTGCCAGTAAATTCTTTTGGATTGATGTTGGTATTTTGCTTTCTAGCCGCAGGAAGACTTTTTAAGTTAGAGCTCGAAAAGCGTGGGGCAAAGGGGGCTTTCGCTGAAGATGCGCTTTTCTGGGGTGCAGTTTCTGGGATAGCCGGAGCACGTTTACTTTATATGCTTAATTCCGGTGAACCCTTTAGCATTGCCGATATTTTCTCTACTGGCGGCTTTACTTTCTATGGTGGCTTTATTCTGGCAACTTGTGTTGTCGTTGCTATGGCCTACAGGGCAAGACTTTCAGTTGCATTAGTTGCAGATGCGGTGGCTCCTGCGCTTGCGCTGGGTTATGCAATTGGCCGAGTTGGTTGTCATCTTTCTGGGGATGGGGACTATGGGGTCGTCACTACTGTGCCTTGGGGTTTTCGTTATTTACTCGGGGTGATTCCAACTGATCCAGCTGTGTATGTTCATCCGACACCAGCCTATGAAACGATCATGGCACTTCTGACTGTTTGGATTTTGCAGAATTTTGCTTCGCGGTCAAAGCCAATACGCTCCGATGGGGCAGTCTTCGGATTGTATTTGGTGCTTTCCTCGTGCAGTCGTTTTTTTGTTGAGTTTTTGAGAATTGAGCCGAAGGTCTTGGCTTGGGCCAGTGAGGCGCAAGTGATCGCACTGCCTCTGGTTCTTATTGGTTTGTTTTTAATCTTTCGTGAGTGTGTTTTTCGTGCACGCTTTTCGGGTAGTTGAGGCTAGATCATGAAGCAATTATTGCTAATCTCTACGTTCTGTGGGTTTTTTCTTTGGCTCGGCTTAAATCAATTGGGCAGATATTTAGCTTTGCCTAAAGAGACGCGTCTTTTAAATCGCCAGATTTCAGATTTTAAAACAAGTATTAGTCGAGTTGAAGCGACAGACTTAAGTCAACGCTCACTTGAAC
Proteins encoded:
- a CDS encoding prolipoprotein diacylglyceryl transferase, which produces MIPVIFQIGPLPVNSFGLMLVFCFLAAGRLFKLELEKRGAKGAFAEDALFWGAVSGIAGARLLYMLNSGEPFSIADIFSTGGFTFYGGFILATCVVVAMAYRARLSVALVADAVAPALALGYAIGRVGCHLSGDGDYGVVTTVPWGFRYLLGVIPTDPAVYVHPTPAYETIMALLTVWILQNFASRSKPIRSDGAVFGLYLVLSSCSRFFVEFLRIEPKVLAWASEAQVIALPLVLIGLFLIFRECVFRARFSGS